Proteins found in one Litorihabitans aurantiacus genomic segment:
- a CDS encoding MarR family winged helix-turn-helix transcriptional regulator: MTDRPPSDHVETIQREWRRERPDVDPSPQAVIGRLHRLGGLLMAQLETVYAAHGLSQGEFDVLMTLRRAGDPYERTPTDLAARTMVTSGATSKRVDRLERAGLVARRRSAEDGRGRVVALTPAGLAAADAAYTDHMANEHRLVADLSGRDRDDLARILSAWLVRTDPDGVAPDA; the protein is encoded by the coding sequence GTGACCGACCGGCCCCCGAGCGACCACGTCGAGACGATCCAGCGCGAGTGGCGCCGCGAGCGGCCCGACGTCGACCCCTCGCCCCAGGCCGTCATCGGCCGGCTGCACCGCCTCGGCGGCCTCCTCATGGCGCAGCTCGAGACCGTCTACGCCGCACACGGTCTCAGTCAGGGCGAGTTCGACGTCCTCATGACGCTGCGCCGCGCCGGCGACCCCTACGAGCGCACCCCCACCGACCTCGCCGCGCGCACGATGGTCACCTCGGGGGCGACCTCCAAGCGCGTCGACCGGCTCGAGCGCGCGGGGCTCGTGGCCCGGCGGCGCAGCGCGGAGGACGGCCGCGGCCGCGTCGTCGCTCTCACGCCCGCGGGCCTCGCGGCGGCCGACGCCGCCTACACCGACCACATGGCCAACGAGCACCGGCTCGTCGCCGACCTCTCGGGCCGCGACCGCGACGATCTCGCTCGCATCCTGTCTGCCTGGCTCGTGCGGACCGATCCGGACGGCGTCGCCCCCGACGCGTGA
- a CDS encoding single-stranded DNA-binding protein, with amino-acid sequence MNDTTITIRGHAGSVPELRKSASGTVWTSFRLASTSRKRSPDGGWEDKATLWVSVTVFRQLAERVAAVVRKGTPLTIVGDLSHEEWVTQDGQPRSGPAVIARSVAIDLTSGSLVWNRTAPSGAGGEESGDGSHGNVPDLTGFEVLADEGTPEPAMAGASASGTAAGEEGDGDGPPF; translated from the coding sequence ATGAACGACACGACCATCACGATCCGCGGGCACGCGGGGTCGGTGCCCGAGCTGCGCAAGTCCGCCAGCGGCACCGTCTGGACGAGCTTCCGGCTGGCGAGCACGTCGCGCAAGAGGTCGCCCGACGGCGGCTGGGAGGACAAGGCCACCCTCTGGGTGAGCGTCACCGTCTTCCGCCAGCTCGCCGAGCGCGTCGCCGCCGTCGTGCGCAAGGGGACGCCGCTGACGATCGTGGGCGACCTCTCGCACGAGGAGTGGGTGACGCAGGACGGTCAGCCGCGCAGCGGACCCGCCGTCATCGCCCGCAGCGTCGCGATCGACCTCACGAGCGGCTCGCTCGTGTGGAACCGGACGGCGCCGTCGGGCGCCGGCGGCGAGGAGAGCGGTGACGGGAGCCACGGCAACGTCCCCGACCTGACCGGCTTCGAGGTGCTGGCGGACGAGGGCACCCCCGAGCCGGCGATGGCGGGGGCGTCGGCCTCGGGCACCGCCGCCGGTGAGGAGGGCGACGGCGACGGACCGCCGTTCTGA
- a CDS encoding GTPase — MTDDATDTTDGRTRAAHAARDDAGSPEAARLRELHDLVDHLAPRLPVEVLTSARETLDVLGSRIDRGIEHTVVALVGGTGSGKSSLFNAISGLDVADVGARRPTTAVPTGAVWGSRASTLLDHLEVPTDRRYRGEQALAGPVPGSLDGVVLLDVPDHDSIAQGHRRHVDRLVPLVDLLVWVLDPQKYADQRLHGDYLAALAGRQEAMVVVLNQVDTLTESGRDQLRLDIARLLVGEGLGEVEILLVSARTGEGVPTLRETLRRTGERSSAGRVAVRAQLVSLTQDLAAAIGTGAVPDVEDAAAVGRLADVLGTEAVADALAAAHRGEGGAVTGVRTPSRARVDAVRSAWVEELTAGLPAAWRSAVDAAVPGAGAISGDAVAALAEIAAAPPPTPGLLARLRRGRLERAGDEAAAAYRTAATAALAPVVARTLAPARAELAALASARATLGADTR; from the coding sequence ATGACGGACGACGCGACGGACACGACGGACGGGCGGACCCGGGCCGCGCACGCCGCCCGTGACGACGCAGGGAGCCCCGAGGCCGCGCGCCTGCGCGAGCTGCACGACCTCGTCGACCACCTCGCCCCGCGCCTGCCGGTCGAGGTCCTGACGAGCGCCCGCGAGACGCTCGACGTGCTGGGCTCCCGCATCGACCGCGGCATCGAGCACACGGTCGTCGCGCTCGTCGGCGGTACCGGATCGGGCAAGTCCTCGCTCTTCAACGCGATCTCGGGCCTCGACGTCGCCGACGTCGGAGCGCGCCGCCCGACCACCGCGGTCCCGACCGGAGCGGTGTGGGGGTCGCGGGCGAGCACGCTGCTGGACCACCTCGAGGTGCCGACCGACCGTCGCTACCGCGGGGAGCAGGCGCTCGCGGGACCCGTGCCCGGCTCGCTCGACGGTGTCGTGCTGCTCGACGTGCCCGACCACGACTCGATCGCGCAGGGTCACCGGCGGCACGTCGACCGCCTCGTCCCGCTGGTCGACCTCCTCGTGTGGGTCTTGGACCCTCAGAAGTACGCCGATCAGCGCCTGCACGGCGACTACCTCGCGGCGCTCGCCGGGCGGCAGGAGGCGATGGTCGTCGTCCTCAACCAGGTCGACACGCTCACGGAGTCCGGGCGCGACCAGCTGCGCCTCGACATCGCCCGTCTCCTCGTGGGCGAGGGTCTCGGCGAGGTGGAGATCCTGCTCGTCTCGGCCCGGACCGGCGAGGGAGTGCCCACGCTGCGCGAGACGCTGCGCCGGACGGGGGAGCGCAGCTCCGCGGGTCGGGTCGCGGTGCGGGCGCAGCTGGTCTCCCTCACGCAGGACCTCGCCGCGGCGATCGGCACGGGTGCGGTGCCCGACGTCGAGGACGCGGCCGCCGTGGGGCGGCTGGCCGACGTGCTCGGTACGGAGGCCGTCGCGGACGCGCTCGCCGCCGCCCACCGCGGCGAGGGCGGGGCGGTCACCGGCGTGCGCACCCCGTCGCGGGCCCGGGTCGACGCCGTCCGCTCGGCGTGGGTGGAGGAGCTGACCGCCGGCCTCCCCGCGGCCTGGCGCTCGGCGGTCGACGCCGCCGTGCCCGGCGCGGGCGCGATCTCCGGCGACGCGGTCGCAGCACTCGCGGAGATCGCCGCCGCACCGCCGCCGACGCCCGGGCTGCTGGCCCGGCTGCGGCGGGGTCGCCTCGAGCGCGCGGGCGACGAGGCCGCTGCGGCCTACCGCACGGCGGCGACGGCGGCGCTGGCGCCCGTCGTGGCGCGGACGCTCGCCCCGGCGCGGGCCGAGCTGGCAGCCCTGGCCTCGGCGCGGGCGACGCTGGGCGCCGACACCCGCTGA
- the ettA gene encoding energy-dependent translational throttle protein EttA, with the protein MAEYIYSMVRARKAHGDKVILDDVTMSFLPGAKIGVVGPNGAGKSTILKIMAGLEQASNGEARLTPGYTVGILLQEPPLNEDKTVLGNVQEAVGDLLAKKARFEAIAEEFADPDADYEALTDEMGKLQEEIDAADGWDVDARLEQAMDALRCPPPDADVSVLSGGERRRVALCKLLLEAPDLLLLDEPTNHLDAESVQWLEQHLARYAGAVLAVTHDRYFLDNVAQWIAEVDRGRLYPYEGNYSTYLEKKAARLEVQGKKDAKLAKRLASELEWVRSNAKGRQAKSKARLARYEEMAAEADRTRKLDFEEIQIPPGPRLGSVVIDATKLKKGFDERVLIDGLSFTLPRNGIVGVIGPNGVGKTTLFKTIVGLEPLDGGDLKVGETVKISYVDQSRGGLDPKKTLWEVVSDGLDFIQVGNVEIPSRAYVSQFGFKGADQQKPAGVLSGGERNRLNLALTLKQGGNLLLLDEPTNDLDVETLGSLENALLDFPGCAVVVSHDRWFLDRVATHILAYEGTEENPSSWHWFEGNFASYEENKIERLGPEAARPHRVTYRKLTRD; encoded by the coding sequence GTGGCGGAGTACATCTACTCGATGGTGCGCGCACGCAAGGCGCACGGTGACAAGGTCATCCTCGATGACGTCACGATGTCGTTCCTGCCGGGCGCCAAGATCGGCGTCGTCGGCCCGAACGGCGCCGGGAAGTCGACCATCCTGAAGATCATGGCCGGCCTCGAGCAGGCCTCCAACGGCGAGGCGCGGCTCACCCCCGGCTACACGGTCGGCATCCTGCTGCAGGAGCCGCCGCTGAACGAGGACAAGACGGTCCTGGGCAACGTCCAGGAGGCCGTGGGCGACCTGCTGGCGAAGAAGGCCCGCTTCGAGGCCATCGCCGAGGAGTTCGCCGACCCGGACGCCGACTACGAGGCGCTCACCGACGAGATGGGCAAGCTCCAGGAGGAGATCGACGCCGCCGACGGCTGGGACGTCGACGCCCGCCTCGAGCAGGCGATGGACGCGCTGCGCTGCCCGCCGCCGGACGCCGACGTGTCGGTCCTCTCAGGTGGTGAGCGCCGCCGCGTCGCGCTGTGCAAGCTGCTGCTGGAGGCACCCGACCTGCTCCTGCTCGACGAGCCCACCAACCACCTGGACGCCGAGAGCGTGCAGTGGCTCGAGCAGCACCTCGCGCGCTACGCCGGCGCCGTCCTGGCCGTCACGCACGACCGGTACTTCCTCGACAACGTCGCGCAGTGGATCGCCGAGGTCGACCGCGGTCGCCTCTACCCCTACGAGGGCAACTACTCCACCTACCTGGAGAAGAAGGCCGCGCGTCTCGAGGTCCAGGGCAAGAAGGACGCCAAGCTCGCCAAGCGCCTCGCCTCGGAGCTGGAGTGGGTGCGCTCCAACGCCAAGGGCCGCCAGGCCAAGAGCAAGGCGCGTCTGGCCCGGTACGAGGAGATGGCGGCCGAGGCCGACCGTACGCGCAAGCTCGACTTCGAGGAGATCCAGATCCCGCCCGGCCCGCGCCTGGGCTCGGTCGTGATCGACGCGACGAAGCTGAAGAAGGGCTTCGACGAGCGCGTGCTCATCGACGGCCTCAGCTTCACGCTGCCGCGCAACGGCATCGTCGGCGTCATCGGCCCCAACGGCGTGGGGAAGACCACCCTCTTCAAGACGATCGTGGGCCTCGAGCCGCTCGACGGCGGTGACCTCAAGGTCGGCGAGACCGTCAAGATCTCCTACGTCGACCAGAGCCGTGGCGGCCTCGACCCCAAGAAGACGCTCTGGGAGGTCGTCTCCGACGGGCTCGACTTCATCCAGGTCGGCAACGTCGAGATCCCCTCGCGCGCCTACGTCTCGCAGTTCGGGTTCAAGGGCGCCGACCAGCAGAAGCCCGCCGGCGTCCTCTCGGGCGGTGAGCGCAACCGCCTGAACCTCGCGCTCACGCTCAAGCAGGGCGGCAACCTCCTGCTGCTGGACGAGCCCACCAACGACCTCGACGTCGAGACCCTCGGCTCGCTCGAGAACGCGCTGCTCGACTTCCCCGGCTGCGCCGTGGTCGTCTCGCACGACCGGTGGTTCCTCGACCGCGTGGCCACGCACATCCTGGCCTACGAGGGCACCGAGGAGAACCCGTCGAGCTGGCACTGGTTCGAGGGCAACTTCGCCTCCTACGAGGAGAACAAGATCGAGCGCCTCGGTCCCGAGGCGGCGCGCCCGCACCGCGTCACCTACCGCAAGCTCACGCGCGACTGA
- a CDS encoding EamA family transporter, with protein sequence MTAVAPVAWGSTYVVTHRALPADSPLWGATLRALPAGLVLMLIARRLPQGAWWWRSVVLGTLNVGAFFVLIYVAAQALPSGVASSVMAAAPVAMMLTAWALVSERPTLRALAGAATGIVGVTLIVGTATGAVDPWGVAASVAAMLMSSFGFVLAKRWRSDVPPLVSTAWQMAAGGVMLAVAALVVDGAPPPMDGAAIAGFAYLSIIATAVAFVAWFSGLARLPAGTVGVIGLLNPVTGVALGALVSGERLSVGQGVGVVLVLAGIATTAVVGRGRAPGEARTRAAEGRCPRQDSNLQPTD encoded by the coding sequence GTGACGGCGGTCGCGCCGGTCGCGTGGGGCAGCACGTACGTCGTCACCCACCGCGCGCTCCCGGCGGACTCCCCGCTCTGGGGTGCCACGCTGCGCGCGCTGCCCGCGGGACTCGTCCTGATGCTCATCGCCCGGCGGCTGCCGCAGGGTGCGTGGTGGTGGCGCTCGGTGGTGCTCGGGACGCTGAACGTCGGGGCGTTCTTCGTGCTGATCTACGTCGCCGCGCAGGCGCTGCCGAGCGGGGTGGCGAGCAGCGTGATGGCGGCGGCGCCCGTGGCGATGATGCTGACGGCGTGGGCGCTGGTCAGCGAGCGCCCCACGCTGCGCGCGCTCGCCGGGGCGGCCACCGGGATCGTCGGCGTGACGCTGATCGTGGGGACGGCGACCGGTGCGGTGGACCCGTGGGGCGTCGCGGCGTCCGTGGCCGCGATGCTGATGTCCTCGTTCGGGTTCGTGCTCGCGAAGCGGTGGCGCAGCGACGTGCCGCCCCTGGTCTCCACCGCGTGGCAGATGGCCGCGGGCGGGGTGATGCTCGCCGTAGCCGCCCTCGTGGTGGACGGTGCACCGCCGCCGATGGACGGCGCCGCGATCGCCGGTTTCGCCTACCTCTCGATCATCGCGACGGCGGTCGCGTTCGTCGCGTGGTTCAGCGGACTCGCGCGGCTGCCGGCCGGGACGGTCGGGGTGATCGGCCTGCTCAACCCGGTCACGGGGGTGGCGCTCGGGGCGCTGGTCTCGGGCGAGCGGCTGTCGGTGGGGCAGGGCGTGGGGGTGGTGCTCGTGCTGGCCGGGATCGCGACGACGGCGGTGGTTGGGCGGGGGCGCGCACCCGGGGAGGCCCGGACGCGGGCGGCGGAGGGGCGGTGCCCCCGGCAGGACTCGAACCTGCAACCGACGGATTAG
- a CDS encoding DUF1905 domain-containing protein: MPYRFDAELWTMNEGRWHMLTVPEAASDEIDQRTAGLQGGFGSVKVEVTIGTSTWTTSVFPSREHGAYILPVKKAVRTAQGCAAGDTVDVTLRIVGLET; this comes from the coding sequence ATGCCGTACCGCTTCGACGCCGAGCTGTGGACGATGAACGAGGGCCGCTGGCACATGCTGACCGTCCCCGAGGCGGCCTCCGACGAGATCGACCAGCGCACCGCCGGGCTGCAGGGCGGCTTCGGCTCGGTCAAGGTCGAGGTGACGATCGGCACGAGCACCTGGACGACGTCGGTGTTCCCCAGCCGGGAGCACGGCGCCTACATCCTGCCGGTCAAGAAGGCGGTGCGGACGGCGCAGGGCTGCGCGGCGGGCGACACGGTCGACGTCACGCTACGCATCGTCGGCCTCGAGACCTGA
- a CDS encoding GTPase — MTTPTTPPSPPGRPTGPALEVASDLATHLAEIALPLEVDGADHARALRTRVLAQITTHLLPRLREAATPAILVVGGPTGAGKSTLVNSLAGAQVSASGVLRPTTRRPVLVVHPGDVERLADHPVTHLADVVTASGIPAGIALLDAPDLDSVEEGNRRLAVELVEVADLWLFVTTATRYGDALPWTVLEEVRRRGVTIAVVLDRVAADVVGEVRRDLLGRLVAAGFDAVPLLIVPDAGPIDGALPADHTAEVRRWLDLVATRAGAQGVTARTLRGVWGPLREEVRELLDAVLAQTRAAEDLAARATAASTAASDEVGREVAGGALADGGPTTRWLALAGARGPLEPLAHEVRGFLARRRVTRGGADRAAALAALRGEVERSFDDVVGRAAASAHDAVATDWRADPAGAALLARRTGDVARRERADRLAHARTGWVDDVARLAAGLTVPDGGAADVELEDAGAATLLLLAAAGVDGAVAAVARRWRSAGRPPSRRRAPH; from the coding sequence GTGACCACGCCGACGACGCCGCCGTCCCCGCCCGGCAGGCCGACCGGACCCGCGCTGGAGGTCGCCTCCGACCTCGCCACCCACCTCGCCGAGATCGCCCTCCCGCTCGAGGTCGACGGCGCGGACCACGCCCGCGCGCTCCGCACCCGCGTCCTGGCGCAGATCACCACCCACCTGCTCCCGCGGCTGCGCGAGGCCGCGACCCCGGCGATCCTCGTCGTCGGCGGCCCGACCGGTGCGGGCAAGTCGACGCTGGTCAACTCGCTCGCGGGCGCGCAGGTCAGCGCGTCGGGCGTGCTGCGCCCCACCACGCGCCGCCCCGTCCTGGTCGTCCACCCGGGTGACGTCGAGCGGCTCGCCGACCACCCCGTGACCCACCTCGCCGACGTCGTGACCGCCTCCGGCATCCCGGCCGGCATCGCCCTGCTGGACGCCCCGGACCTCGACTCGGTCGAGGAGGGCAACCGCAGGCTCGCGGTCGAGCTCGTCGAGGTCGCCGACCTGTGGCTCTTCGTCACCACGGCCACGCGGTACGGCGACGCGCTGCCCTGGACCGTGCTCGAGGAGGTCCGACGGCGCGGGGTGACCATCGCCGTCGTGCTGGACCGCGTGGCGGCCGACGTCGTGGGCGAGGTGCGTCGCGACCTGCTCGGCAGGCTCGTGGCAGCCGGTTTCGACGCCGTGCCGCTCCTGATCGTGCCCGACGCCGGACCGATCGACGGCGCGCTGCCCGCCGACCACACCGCCGAGGTCCGGCGCTGGCTCGACCTCGTGGCCACCCGGGCCGGTGCGCAGGGCGTCACCGCCCGCACCCTGCGCGGGGTGTGGGGGCCGCTGCGCGAGGAGGTGCGCGAGCTGCTCGACGCCGTCCTGGCGCAGACCCGCGCGGCCGAGGACCTCGCCGCCCGCGCGACGGCGGCGTCGACCGCCGCCTCCGACGAGGTCGGCCGCGAGGTGGCCGGCGGCGCGCTCGCTGACGGTGGGCCCACCACGCGCTGGCTTGCGCTCGCCGGGGCTCGCGGACCTCTGGAGCCACTCGCACACGAGGTGCGCGGGTTCCTCGCGCGCCGCCGCGTCACGCGCGGCGGGGCCGATCGCGCCGCCGCGCTCGCAGCCCTCCGGGGCGAGGTCGAGCGATCGTTCGACGACGTCGTGGGGCGCGCCGCGGCGTCGGCGCACGACGCCGTCGCGACCGACTGGCGCGCGGACCCCGCGGGTGCCGCGCTGCTGGCCCGGCGCACCGGCGACGTCGCCCGCCGCGAGCGCGCAGACCGCCTCGCGCACGCCCGGACGGGCTGGGTCGACGACGTCGCGCGGCTGGCCGCCGGCTTGACGGTGCCCGACGGCGGCGCGGCCGACGTCGAGCTGGAGGACGCCGGTGCCGCCACGCTCCTGCTCCTGGCGGCCGCGGGGGTCGACGGCGCGGTGGCCGCCGTCGCCCGACGCTGGCGCAGTGCGGGGAGACCGCCCTCGCGGCGGCGCGCACCTCACTGA
- a CDS encoding Glu/Leu/Phe/Val family dehydrogenase, with translation MTTLVTQAGSGDDAAAPVAPSDPSPADASPSAVDHPTLGPLDDARAQLAFAVDHLGLDDGMHRLLATPRRELTVSVPLRRDDGSTTLFLGHRVQHNFSRGPAKGGLRFSPNVDLDEVRALAMWMTWKCALVDVPYGGAKGGIAIDPRAHSQAELERVTRRYTSEIMPLIGPEQDIPAPDIGTDERTMAWMMDTYSVNVGHTVPGVVTGKPLSLGGSLGRASATSRGVAHAAVLAMRHRGLDPDASTAAVQGFGKVGRDAARLLAEAGVKVEAISDVDGAVHRAGGIDVAGLIEHVDATGSVRGFEGGEEIDGAALLELDVDTLVPAAIEGVITEANAARVSARIVVEGANGPTTEAADAILRERDVLVVPDILANAGGVIVSYFEWVQANQAYWWSEREVNDKLAERMTKAWEAVLLQATRHGQSMREAATCLAVARVTEAHQLRGLYP, from the coding sequence ATGACCACCCTCGTCACCCAGGCGGGCAGCGGCGACGACGCCGCGGCACCCGTCGCTCCGTCCGACCCATCCCCCGCGGACGCCAGCCCCTCCGCCGTCGACCACCCGACGCTCGGCCCGCTCGACGACGCGCGCGCCCAGCTGGCCTTCGCCGTCGACCACCTCGGTCTCGACGACGGCATGCACCGCCTGCTCGCGACGCCGCGGCGCGAGCTCACCGTCAGCGTCCCGCTGCGGCGCGACGACGGCTCCACCACCCTGTTCCTCGGCCACCGGGTGCAGCACAACTTCTCGCGCGGCCCCGCGAAGGGCGGTCTGCGGTTCTCCCCGAACGTCGATCTCGACGAGGTACGTGCGCTCGCCATGTGGATGACGTGGAAGTGCGCCCTCGTGGACGTGCCCTACGGCGGCGCGAAGGGCGGCATCGCGATCGACCCGCGCGCGCACTCGCAGGCGGAGCTCGAGCGCGTCACGCGCCGCTACACCAGCGAGATCATGCCGCTCATCGGCCCGGAGCAGGACATCCCGGCGCCCGACATCGGCACGGACGAGCGCACCATGGCCTGGATGATGGACACCTACTCCGTCAACGTCGGCCACACGGTCCCGGGCGTCGTGACCGGCAAGCCGCTGAGCCTCGGCGGGTCGCTCGGCCGGGCCAGCGCCACCTCGCGCGGGGTCGCGCACGCCGCGGTCCTCGCGATGCGCCACCGCGGCCTCGACCCCGACGCCTCCACCGCCGCCGTCCAGGGCTTCGGCAAGGTCGGGCGCGACGCCGCCCGGCTGCTGGCCGAGGCGGGCGTCAAGGTCGAGGCGATCAGCGACGTCGACGGCGCCGTCCACCGCGCGGGCGGCATCGACGTGGCCGGCCTGATCGAGCACGTGGACGCGACCGGATCCGTGCGCGGGTTCGAGGGCGGCGAGGAGATCGACGGCGCGGCCCTGCTCGAGCTCGACGTCGACACGCTCGTCCCGGCCGCGATCGAGGGCGTGATCACCGAGGCGAACGCCGCCCGGGTGTCGGCGAGGATCGTCGTCGAGGGCGCCAACGGCCCGACGACCGAGGCCGCCGACGCGATCCTGCGCGAGCGCGACGTGCTCGTGGTCCCCGACATCCTCGCGAACGCGGGCGGCGTGATCGTGTCCTACTTCGAGTGGGTGCAGGCCAACCAGGCCTACTGGTGGAGCGAGCGCGAGGTGAACGACAAGCTCGCCGAGCGGATGACGAAGGCGTGGGAGGCGGTGCTGCTGCAGGCCACGCGCCACGGCCAGTCGATGCGCGAGGCCGCGACGTGCCTCGCCGTCGCACGCGTCACCGAGGCGCACCAGCTGCGGGGGCTCTACCCCTGA